In one window of Macadamia integrifolia cultivar HAES 741 chromosome 2, SCU_Mint_v3, whole genome shotgun sequence DNA:
- the LOC122059049 gene encoding aspartyl protease family protein At5g10770-like, translating into MPSSMAISYYFLFLLFPSVLRLFLDDCSDRKVEAYGFKEMTQNFQSQSHVVSLSSLMPAQVCSTPAQGSDILSRGELQVTHKHGPCSPLKEANKKIPSLTQILMDDRSRIKFIHSKISNQDLVTNFASKIPANSGYSLGTENFVVRIGLGTPMQNLTLILDTGSDLTWVQCQPCVANCYLQQDPLFNPSASSTYSNITCNSHACAQLQQSTGNSRSCNTTCIYQIAYGDGSSYSEGYFATDTLTLSDLSSSDNVFPKFEFGCGENNQGQFGSADGLLGLGRNQVSMVSQTAQKYRKLFSYCLPSTRSSTGFLAFGSQVGDHDHHSSSSSSAPQYTPLLIDSNIPSFYFITMMGISVGGKNLSIPQSVFTTSGTIIDSGTVITRLPPAAYSALRSAFRQAMSEYPVYSIEYTYVMLDTCYNLNGYDTITIPTIVLHFAGGVNLSIDQSGILIQANKTHYCLAFAGNNAGNDLGILGNLQQRGIEVIYNVTGGKLGFGTSACSTETAVSTPPPMTAPAPAPAPHPMETQALCTSINIILPQQLI; encoded by the exons ATGCCATCATCCATGGCCATTAGCTActacttccttttccttctttttccatCTGTTCTTCGCTTGTTTCTCGATGACTGTTCAGATCGGAAAGTCGAGGCCTATGGATTCAAAGAAATGACTCAGAATTTTCAATCCCAGAGTCATGTCGTTTCACTCAGTTCCTTGATGCCGGCCCAAGTTTGTTCTACTCCAGCCCAAG GTTCAGACATCTTGAGCAGGGGAGAACTGCAAGTAACTCACAAGCATGGGCCTTGCTCACCACTGAAAGAAGCgaataaaaaaattcctagTCTTACCCAGATTCTCATGGACGATCGATCTCGAATCAAGTTCATCCATTCAAAAATCTCAAACCAAGACCTAGTAACAAATTTTGCTTCAAAAATTCCTGCCAACTCTGGCTACTCCCTCGGCACTGAAAACTTTGTTGTCAGGATTGGACTTGGAACACCGATGCAAAATTTGACATTAATCCTCGATACCGGTAGTGATCTCACTTGGGTCCAATGCCAACCGTGTGTGGCCAATTGTTATTTGCAACAAGATCCCCTCTTCAACCCTTCTGCATCCTCCACCTATTCTAACATCACATGTAACTCCCATGCGTGTGCCCAACTGCAACAATCCACAGGCAACTCGCGGTCATGTAACACCACATGTATATACCAGATTGCATATGGTGACGGATCGTCGTACTCTGAAGGCTACTTTGCAACCGATACACTAACATTATCAGATTTATCTTCCTCTGATAATGTCTTCCCCAAATTCGAATTCGGTTGTGGTGAGAACAACCAAGGCCAATTTGGTTCTGCAGATGGATTACTAGGCCTCGGCCGCAATCAGGTCTCTATGGTATCACAGACTGCTCAAAAGTACAGAAAGCTTTTCTCCTATTGCCTTCCATCCACAAGGAGCTCCACTGGTTTTCTTGCATTCGGTAGCCAAGTGGGTGATCATGAtcaccattcttcttcttcttctagtgcTCCTCAATACACTCCACTACTAATAGATTCCAACATCCCGTCTTTCTATTTCATAACTATGATGGGTATAAGTGTTGGAGGGAAGAATTTATCTATCCCACAATCAGTTTTTACAACTTCAGGAACCATTATAGACTCTGGCACTGTCATCACTCGGTTGCCACCAGCAGCCTATTCCGCCCTTCGGTCAGCATTTCGTCAAGCGATGTCTGAGTATCCCGTGTATTCGATCGAGTATACCTATGTAATGCTGGACACATGCTATAACTTAAATGGATATGATACCATAACAATACCAACCATAGTGTTGCATTTTGCCGGAGGTGTAAACTTGTCTATTGATCAATCTGGGATTCTAATTCAAGCAAACAAAACTCATTATTGCTTGGCTTTTGCTGGAAACAATGCTGGTAACGATTTGGGGATCCTTGGAAATCTGCAACAACGGGGAATTGAGGTGATTTATAACGTGACAGGAGGAAAGCTGGGATTTGGGACAAGCGCTTGCAGTACTGAAACAGCCGTTTCTACTCCCCCTCCAATGactgcccctgcccctgcccctgccccccATCCAATGGAAACACAAGCCCTTTGTACTTCCATAAACATAATATTGCCACAACAGTTGATTTGA